From a single Ciconia boyciana chromosome 6, ASM3463844v1, whole genome shotgun sequence genomic region:
- the CAT gene encoding catalase isoform X2: MAHFDRERIPERVVHAKGAGAFGYFEVTHDITKYCKAKVFEHIGKRTPIAIRFSTVAGESGSADTVRDPRGFAMKFYTEEGNWDLVGNNTPIFFIRDAMLFPSFIHSQKRNPQTHLRDPDMMWDFWSLRPESLHQVSFLFSDRGIPDGYRHMNGYGSHTFKLVNASGRAVYCKFHVKTDQGIKNLSVEEAGRLASTDPDYGIRDLYNAIAKGDYPSWSFYIQVMTFEEAEKFPFNPFDLTKIWPHGDYPLIPVGKLVLNRNPVNYFAEVEQMAYDPSNMPPGIEPSPDKMLQGRLFSYPDTHRHRLGPNYLQIPVNCPFRTRVANYQRDGPMCVSDNQGGAPNYYPNSFTGPEDQPMVRESRMSVSGDVQRFNSANEDNVTQVREFYTKVLKEDERQRLCKNIADHLKDAQLFIQKRAVKNFTDVHPDYGARIQALLDKYNADSGKNDVIRTYTQSTSRVSAKERSNL; encoded by the exons ATGGCTCATTTTGACAGAGAGAGGATTCCTGAAAGAGTTGTACATGCAAAAGGGGCAG gaGCCTTTGGCTATTTTGAAGTCACTCATGATATTACCAAGTATTGTAAGGCAAAAGTGTTTGAACACATTGGAAAGAGAACTCCAATTGCTATACGATTCTCCACTGTTG CTGGAGAATCTGGGTCAGCTGATACAGTTCGTGACCCTCGAGGCTTTGCAATGAAATTCTATACAGAAGAGGGTAATTGGGATCTTGTGGGAAATAATACTCCTATCTTCTTCATTCGGGATGCAATGTTG TTTCCATCCTTCATCCATAGCCAAAAGAGGAACCCTCAGACTCATCTGAGGGATCCAGACATGATGTGGGACTTCTGGAGTCTTCGCCCTGAGTCTTTGCATCAA GTGTCTTTCTTGTTCAGTGATCGTGGTATTCCTGATGGGTATCGCCATATGAATGGATATGGATCACATACTTTTAAACTGGTTAATGCTAGTGGAAGAGCAGTTTATTGCAAATTCCATGTGAAG acTGACCAGGGCatcaaaaatctttctgttgaAGAAGCAGGAAGATTGGCTTCTACTGATCCTGATTACGGAATACGTGATCTTTACAATGCCATTGCCAAAGGGGACTATCCATCGTGGTCTTTCTACATTCAAGTTATGACGTTTGAAGAAGCAGAGAAGTTTCCATTTAATCCTTTTGATTTAACTAAG ATTTGGCCGCATGGTGACTACCCTCTCATCCCTGTCGGAAAGCTTGTCTTGAACAGGAATCCTGTCAATTACTTTGCAGAGGTAGAACAGATGGCATATGATCCTAGCAACATGCCACCGGGTATTGAACCTAGCCCTGATAAAATGCTGCAG GGTCGTCTTTTTTCATATCCTGACACTCATAGACACCGTCTGGGACCTAACTATCTACAAATTCCTGTGAACTGCCCCTTCAGAACTCGTGTAGCCAATTACCAGAGGGATGGACCAATGTGCGTTTCTGACAACCAAG gtgGTGCCCCAAACTATTATCCAAATAGTTTTACCGGTCCGGAAGATCAGCCCATGGTAAGGGAGAGCCGCATGTCTGTTTCGGGAGATGTACAGCGCTTCAATAGTGCAAATGAAGATAATGTCACTCAG GTGCGAGAATTCTATACCAAAGTGCTGAAGGAGGATGAACGCCAAAGGCTGTGTAAAAATATTGCTGATCATCTTAAAGATGCGCAACTTTTCATTCAGAAGAGAGCT GTGAAAAACTTCACTGATGTTCATCCTGACTATGGTGCCCGTATTCAGGCTTTGCTGGACAAATACAATGCTGACAGTGGGAAAAAC
- the CAT gene encoding catalase isoform X1, with protein MADGRDDASDQLKQWRSQRGSQKPDVLTTGAGNPVGDKLNILTVGPRGPLLVQDVVFTDEMAHFDRERIPERVVHAKGAGAFGYFEVTHDITKYCKAKVFEHIGKRTPIAIRFSTVAGESGSADTVRDPRGFAMKFYTEEGNWDLVGNNTPIFFIRDAMLFPSFIHSQKRNPQTHLRDPDMMWDFWSLRPESLHQVSFLFSDRGIPDGYRHMNGYGSHTFKLVNASGRAVYCKFHVKTDQGIKNLSVEEAGRLASTDPDYGIRDLYNAIAKGDYPSWSFYIQVMTFEEAEKFPFNPFDLTKIWPHGDYPLIPVGKLVLNRNPVNYFAEVEQMAYDPSNMPPGIEPSPDKMLQGRLFSYPDTHRHRLGPNYLQIPVNCPFRTRVANYQRDGPMCVSDNQGGAPNYYPNSFTGPEDQPMVRESRMSVSGDVQRFNSANEDNVTQVREFYTKVLKEDERQRLCKNIADHLKDAQLFIQKRAVKNFTDVHPDYGARIQALLDKYNADSGKNDVIRTYTQSTSRVSAKERSNL; from the exons ATGGCTGACGGCCGGGACGACGCCTCGGACCAGCTGAAGCAGTGGCGGAGCCAGCGGGGCTCGCAG AAACCAGATGTCTTGACCACCGGTGCTGGGAACCCAGTAGGGGATAAGCTTAATATTCTGACAGTAGGGCCACGTGGACCTCTTCTCGTTCAAGATGTTGTTTTCACTGATGAGATGGCTCATTTTGACAGAGAGAGGATTCCTGAAAGAGTTGTACATGCAAAAGGGGCAG gaGCCTTTGGCTATTTTGAAGTCACTCATGATATTACCAAGTATTGTAAGGCAAAAGTGTTTGAACACATTGGAAAGAGAACTCCAATTGCTATACGATTCTCCACTGTTG CTGGAGAATCTGGGTCAGCTGATACAGTTCGTGACCCTCGAGGCTTTGCAATGAAATTCTATACAGAAGAGGGTAATTGGGATCTTGTGGGAAATAATACTCCTATCTTCTTCATTCGGGATGCAATGTTG TTTCCATCCTTCATCCATAGCCAAAAGAGGAACCCTCAGACTCATCTGAGGGATCCAGACATGATGTGGGACTTCTGGAGTCTTCGCCCTGAGTCTTTGCATCAA GTGTCTTTCTTGTTCAGTGATCGTGGTATTCCTGATGGGTATCGCCATATGAATGGATATGGATCACATACTTTTAAACTGGTTAATGCTAGTGGAAGAGCAGTTTATTGCAAATTCCATGTGAAG acTGACCAGGGCatcaaaaatctttctgttgaAGAAGCAGGAAGATTGGCTTCTACTGATCCTGATTACGGAATACGTGATCTTTACAATGCCATTGCCAAAGGGGACTATCCATCGTGGTCTTTCTACATTCAAGTTATGACGTTTGAAGAAGCAGAGAAGTTTCCATTTAATCCTTTTGATTTAACTAAG ATTTGGCCGCATGGTGACTACCCTCTCATCCCTGTCGGAAAGCTTGTCTTGAACAGGAATCCTGTCAATTACTTTGCAGAGGTAGAACAGATGGCATATGATCCTAGCAACATGCCACCGGGTATTGAACCTAGCCCTGATAAAATGCTGCAG GGTCGTCTTTTTTCATATCCTGACACTCATAGACACCGTCTGGGACCTAACTATCTACAAATTCCTGTGAACTGCCCCTTCAGAACTCGTGTAGCCAATTACCAGAGGGATGGACCAATGTGCGTTTCTGACAACCAAG gtgGTGCCCCAAACTATTATCCAAATAGTTTTACCGGTCCGGAAGATCAGCCCATGGTAAGGGAGAGCCGCATGTCTGTTTCGGGAGATGTACAGCGCTTCAATAGTGCAAATGAAGATAATGTCACTCAG GTGCGAGAATTCTATACCAAAGTGCTGAAGGAGGATGAACGCCAAAGGCTGTGTAAAAATATTGCTGATCATCTTAAAGATGCGCAACTTTTCATTCAGAAGAGAGCT GTGAAAAACTTCACTGATGTTCATCCTGACTATGGTGCCCGTATTCAGGCTTTGCTGGACAAATACAATGCTGACAGTGGGAAAAAC